A stretch of Thermococcus sp. DNA encodes these proteins:
- a CDS encoding PPC domain-containing DNA-binding protein gives MRFSRGRNFLFRIPEGEEFLEFINRFAKKNNILIGAVSAIGTLRNPKIGYFDEEAGEYKVISLRGTYELVSLLGNISIKDGEPFAHIHVALGDSDGMLYGGHLIEGEVFVAEVFIQELLGEILERKPQENGLALWDIE, from the coding sequence GTGAGGTTTTCAAGGGGACGGAATTTCCTCTTTCGGATTCCAGAGGGGGAAGAGTTCCTTGAATTTATCAACCGATTTGCAAAGAAAAACAACATCCTCATTGGGGCGGTTAGTGCGATAGGCACCCTGAGGAATCCAAAGATAGGCTACTTCGATGAGGAGGCGGGAGAGTACAAGGTCATCTCGCTCAGGGGGACCTATGAGCTGGTCTCTCTTTTGGGCAACATAAGCATAAAGGACGGTGAGCCGTTCGCGCATATCCATGTTGCCCTTGGGGACTCCGACGGCATGCTCTACGGCGGTCACCTCATCGAGGGTGAGGTCTTCGTGGCCGAGGTCTTTATACAGGAACTCCTCGGGGAAATCCTTGAGAGGAAACCGCAGGAGAACGGGCTGGCACTGTGGGACATCGAGTGA
- a CDS encoding 6-carboxytetrahydropterin synthase has protein sequence MGFHVTERKIGWHKDFDSSHFLALPYESKCLRIHGHTYNVDVEIWGDVNENGMIFDFNHLSRLIKLLDHRILVSEKWVVERREGLIVIEKNGKHLELPAGEAVVLDKPNVTAEYIAEWFAERIAEKAGNNVKKIRVRIWEDPRSYAEVTLQR, from the coding sequence ATGGGCTTTCATGTGACCGAGAGGAAGATAGGCTGGCACAAGGACTTTGACAGCTCACACTTTCTTGCACTCCCCTACGAGAGCAAGTGCCTCCGCATACATGGCCACACGTACAACGTTGACGTCGAGATATGGGGCGACGTTAATGAGAACGGCATGATATTCGACTTCAACCATCTCAGCAGGCTCATAAAGCTCCTCGACCACAGGATCCTCGTGAGTGAGAAGTGGGTTGTGGAGAGGAGGGAAGGCCTTATTGTTATTGAAAAGAACGGAAAACATCTGGAACTGCCTGCTGGTGAGGCCGTAGTCTTGGATAAGCCCAACGTTACGGCTGAGTACATAGCGGAGTGGTTCGCAGAGAGGATAGCGGAAAAGGCAGGGAACAATGTGAAGAAAATCCGGGTCAGGATATGGGAAGACCCGAGGAGCTACGCCGAGGTAACGCTCCAGAGGTAA
- a CDS encoding DUF134 domain-containing protein translates to MPMGARGRGRGRGRRRKMRMIGFVPEVRHFYPALPPIGQPKPPIFMTYEEFEALRLVDHEGLTQEEAGKRMGVSRGTVWRALSSARKKVAQMLVEGRELIILPQGNEVPKGMTEEEG, encoded by the coding sequence ATGCCAATGGGTGCTCGTGGTCGGGGCCGCGGAAGGGGAAGACGAAGGAAGATGAGGATGATCGGGTTCGTTCCTGAGGTTAGGCATTTCTATCCCGCGTTGCCCCCGATAGGTCAGCCAAAACCACCGATTTTCATGACCTACGAGGAATTTGAGGCCCTTAGGCTGGTGGATCATGAGGGCCTGACCCAGGAGGAGGCTGGAAAGAGAATGGGGGTCTCTCGGGGCACCGTGTGGAGGGCGCTAAGCTCGGCCAGAAAAAAGGTTGCCCAGATGCTGGTCGAGGGGAGGGAGCTTATCATCCTGCCCCAGGGCAACGAGGTTCCCAAAGGGATGACAGAAGAAGAGGGATAA
- the purB gene encoding adenylosuccinate lyase, whose protein sequence is MAVHPIDYRYGSEEMRRIWDEENKLQKLLDVEAALARAHAKLGNIPEESARVISERANTKWVKVERVKEIEAEIHHDIMAVVKALSEVCGEHGKYVHLGATSNDIIDTTNALLIKESLAIVEDDLKEIRSILKNLAREHKYTVCIGRTHGQHAVPTTYGMKFAIWLDEIQRHLDRIEELKERILVGQMSGAVGTMASFGDKGIEIQRLVMEDLGLKPARISNQIIQRDVYAELMMVLALIASTLDKIALEIRNLQRTEILEISEPFGRRQVGSSTMPHKRNPIRSEKVSGLARVLYSNVIPALLNNPLWHERDLTNSSVERVILPESFVLLDEMLKSIKKVLAGLEFFPENIKRNLYMTNNLIMAEPLMLKLTERGMGRQEAHELVRRLAMRAFRENRDLMTLARENGDVKKFLSDGDFESLKPEKYVGMAPRIVDNVIAWIEEKEQREGV, encoded by the coding sequence ATGGCCGTTCATCCCATTGATTACCGCTACGGAAGCGAGGAAATGAGGCGCATCTGGGACGAGGAGAATAAACTCCAAAAGCTTCTCGATGTTGAGGCGGCCCTGGCCCGGGCACACGCAAAGCTCGGCAACATCCCTGAAGAAAGCGCCAGGGTAATCTCTGAGAGGGCCAACACTAAGTGGGTCAAAGTGGAGCGCGTCAAGGAGATAGAGGCCGAGATACACCACGATATAATGGCGGTCGTCAAGGCCCTGAGCGAGGTATGCGGCGAGCACGGCAAGTACGTCCATCTGGGAGCAACTTCAAACGATATAATAGACACCACCAACGCCCTTCTAATAAAGGAGAGCCTGGCCATAGTCGAGGACGACCTCAAGGAGATACGCTCAATCCTCAAGAACCTCGCCAGAGAGCACAAGTACACCGTCTGTATAGGAAGGACCCACGGCCAGCACGCGGTCCCGACGACCTACGGCATGAAGTTTGCGATATGGCTCGATGAGATACAGCGGCACCTGGACAGGATAGAGGAGCTGAAGGAAAGGATTCTGGTTGGTCAGATGAGCGGCGCAGTTGGGACGATGGCGAGCTTTGGCGATAAGGGCATCGAGATACAGCGCCTCGTTATGGAGGATCTCGGGCTGAAACCTGCCAGGATAAGCAACCAGATAATCCAGCGCGACGTCTACGCGGAACTTATGATGGTTTTGGCGCTCATAGCCTCGACCCTCGACAAGATCGCTCTCGAGATAAGGAACCTCCAGAGAACGGAGATACTTGAGATTAGTGAGCCGTTCGGGAGGAGACAGGTCGGCTCTTCGACCATGCCGCACAAGAGGAATCCCATCAGGAGTGAAAAGGTGAGCGGTCTGGCGAGGGTTCTCTACTCGAACGTGATCCCCGCGCTGCTGAACAACCCCCTCTGGCACGAGAGAGACCTCACAAACTCCTCCGTTGAGAGGGTCATCCTTCCGGAGAGTTTCGTCCTCCTTGACGAGATGCTCAAGAGCATTAAGAAGGTTCTCGCCGGTTTGGAGTTCTTCCCGGAGAACATTAAGAGGAACCTCTACATGACCAACAACCTCATCATGGCCGAGCCGCTGATGCTGAAGCTGACGGAAAGGGGAATGGGGAGACAGGAGGCGCATGAACTCGTCAGGAGGCTTGCTATGCGGGCGTTCAGAGAGAACAGAGACCTGATGACCCTTGCCAGAGAAAACGGAGACGTGAAAAAGTTCCTGAGTGATGGCGATTTTGAGAGCCTGAAGCCGGAGAAGTACGTAGGCATGGCACCGCGGATAGTCGATAACGTAATCGCATGGATAGAGGAGAAAGAGCAGAGAGAAGGCGTCTGA
- the albA gene encoding DNA-binding protein Alba, which yields MAEEHVVYIGKKPVMNYVLAVITQFNEGAKEVSVKARGRAISRAVDVAEIVRNRFLPEVRVKEIKIGTEELPTADGRTANTSTIEIILEKP from the coding sequence ATGGCAGAGGAGCATGTCGTCTACATCGGAAAGAAGCCGGTTATGAACTACGTCCTCGCCGTGATAACCCAGTTCAACGAGGGCGCTAAGGAGGTCAGCGTTAAGGCTCGCGGTAGGGCTATCAGCAGGGCCGTTGACGTCGCCGAGATCGTCAGGAACAGGTTCCTCCCAGAGGTCAGGGTCAAGGAGATCAAGATCGGCACCGAGGAGCTCCCGACTGCCGACGGCAGGACCGCCAACACCTCGACCATCGAGATCATCCTGGAGAAGCCGTGA
- a CDS encoding transcriptional regulator — protein sequence MDYETIDIHDERAKELAQILMNEKAIAILHLLEDQALSISEISRELNLPISTVSYHIDKMLKVGLIEVAGKKYGKRLQEVKLYRASNRPILLIPRKSVAKVKKKAVLGFERLHVISLSIAGLISAGVYAVSRSLLSPMGNTGPGVPYEANNVTIMSTPEKALVPMATNTSTEAALQTTTSVTSSTAPAAGSSSLPVILAVVAFVLTFLLASYLLRRRV from the coding sequence TTGGACTACGAGACCATAGATATCCATGACGAAAGGGCGAAAGAACTTGCCCAGATCCTAATGAACGAAAAAGCGATAGCCATCCTTCACCTTCTGGAAGACCAGGCCCTTTCGATAAGCGAGATATCGCGCGAGCTGAATCTTCCGATTTCCACGGTATCGTATCACATCGACAAGATGCTCAAAGTCGGCCTCATCGAGGTAGCGGGGAAGAAGTACGGGAAGAGACTGCAGGAGGTCAAGCTTTACAGGGCATCCAACCGACCTATTCTCCTGATTCCAAGAAAAAGTGTCGCCAAGGTTAAGAAGAAGGCGGTTCTGGGTTTTGAGAGACTCCATGTCATCAGCCTCTCGATAGCGGGTCTAATCTCCGCCGGGGTGTACGCCGTATCGCGTAGCCTGCTGAGTCCAATGGGCAATACTGGGCCGGGTGTCCCCTACGAGGCAAACAACGTCACTATAATGTCGACGCCAGAGAAGGCCCTTGTGCCGATGGCGACCAACACGAGTACCGAGGCGGCGCTTCAGACGACAACATCTGTAACGTCGTCCACCGCTCCGGCCGCGGGTAGTTCAAGCCTTCCGGTAATCCTCGCCGTTGTGGCATTCGTCTTAACGTTTCTCCTCGCTTCGTACCTTCTGAGGCGCCGTGTTTGA
- a CDS encoding cyclic nucleotide-binding/CBS domain-containing protein: protein MAPRIAVGQVVKRKAVIVKPGDTVHRVARILSKNKVGSAVVVKGDEIVGIITDRDILDKVVAKGRDPKTVKVEEVMTKNPITIEDDYEVQDAIDKMMDKGIRRLLVTRLGRPIGFVTAADLLAALNTYSSEAEEVSEETEVYGICELCGQYGPLYKVYIEGGEKWICESCKDSLNL, encoded by the coding sequence ATGGCACCTAGGATAGCCGTGGGACAAGTGGTTAAGAGGAAGGCAGTTATCGTCAAGCCGGGCGACACCGTCCACAGAGTCGCCAGAATCCTCTCAAAGAACAAAGTGGGTAGTGCCGTTGTGGTTAAGGGTGACGAGATCGTTGGAATAATAACCGACCGCGATATACTCGACAAGGTCGTCGCGAAGGGGCGCGATCCGAAGACCGTTAAGGTCGAGGAGGTCATGACCAAGAACCCGATAACAATCGAGGACGACTACGAGGTCCAGGATGCCATCGACAAGATGATGGATAAGGGCATCAGAAGGCTCCTCGTTACCAGGCTCGGAAGGCCAATAGGCTTTGTCACCGCGGCGGATCTTCTCGCTGCGCTCAACACGTACAGCAGTGAAGCCGAGGAGGTAAGTGAGGAGACCGAGGTTTACGGCATCTGTGAGCTCTGCGGTCAGTACGGCCCACTCTACAAGGTCTACATCGAGGGCGGCGAGAAGTGGATATGTGAGAGCTGTAAGGACAGCCTCAACCTCTGA
- a CDS encoding NTPase — MTLRIFVTGPAGVGKTTLVERVAKEADRWGYLVGGMITREVRRGGRRVGFRITALDTGEEGTLASIRGTSHLPGVPFGKYVVHVDEIERVAVPAIKRALVEADLVVIDEIGPMEYKSDEFVRAVGKVLKSEKPLLAVVHRRMADKFRPLGKLYTLSVENRNRTFAEVLDEVMKELKGVRG; from the coding sequence ATGACGCTGAGGATATTCGTTACCGGCCCTGCGGGAGTTGGGAAGACAACGCTCGTGGAGCGCGTTGCTAAAGAGGCCGACCGCTGGGGCTATCTGGTTGGCGGAATGATCACGAGAGAAGTGCGCAGGGGCGGAAGGCGCGTGGGGTTCAGGATCACCGCCCTCGACACAGGGGAGGAGGGCACTCTGGCGAGCATCAGGGGAACGTCGCATCTGCCGGGTGTTCCCTTCGGGAAGTACGTCGTCCACGTCGATGAGATTGAGAGGGTTGCCGTTCCGGCGATAAAGCGCGCCCTGGTTGAAGCAGACCTTGTGGTTATAGACGAAATCGGCCCGATGGAATACAAGAGCGATGAGTTCGTAAGGGCAGTCGGGAAAGTCCTGAAATCAGAAAAGCCCCTTCTGGCAGTTGTCCACAGGAGGATGGCCGATAAGTTCCGCCCCCTTGGGAAGCTCTATACGCTGAGCGTCGAGAACAGAAACAGAACCTTCGCTGAGGTGCTCGATGAAGTTATGAAAGAGTTGAAGGGAGTCAGAGGTTGA
- the mtnA gene encoding S-methyl-5-thioribose-1-phosphate isomerase: MEIRYRPEELTRLPRSVTYETGKVIMIDQTLLPREFKTIELTTVDEVAEAIVTMKVRGAPAIGAAAAFGLALYADTTKAKTKDEFMDGFYSAYDRLKNTRPTAVNLFWALNRIKRLVEENLESPMGEIKRLIVAEAQKIADEDVEANLRMGHYGAEALPEGNVLTHCNAGSLATVQLGTVGAVLRVMNKDGTLKLLWVDETRPVLQGARLSAWEYHYDGIPLRLISDNMAGFVMQQGMVDAIIVGADRIVANGDFANKIGTYTLAVLAKEHGIPFFTVAPLSTIDMSLKSGKEIPIEERKPEEVLTCGGCRIAPDVDVYNPAFDVTPHRYLTGIITDRGVVYPPFERNLKRLFKME, translated from the coding sequence GTGGAGATAAGGTACAGACCTGAAGAACTCACGAGGCTCCCGAGGAGCGTGACCTATGAAACCGGAAAGGTCATCATGATCGATCAGACGCTCCTTCCGAGGGAGTTCAAAACCATAGAGCTGACGACCGTCGATGAGGTGGCCGAGGCAATAGTCACGATGAAGGTCCGCGGTGCGCCGGCTATCGGTGCCGCCGCCGCCTTCGGTCTCGCGCTCTACGCGGACACGACGAAGGCAAAAACCAAGGACGAGTTCATGGATGGATTTTACAGTGCCTATGACAGGCTGAAGAACACGAGGCCAACCGCTGTGAACCTATTCTGGGCTCTCAACAGGATCAAGAGGCTCGTTGAGGAGAACCTTGAGAGCCCTATGGGTGAGATAAAAAGGCTCATCGTCGCCGAGGCACAGAAGATAGCGGACGAGGACGTCGAAGCCAACCTAAGGATGGGGCACTATGGAGCTGAAGCCCTGCCCGAGGGGAACGTTCTCACTCACTGCAACGCGGGGAGCCTAGCGACCGTCCAGCTCGGAACGGTTGGGGCCGTCCTGAGGGTTATGAACAAGGACGGGACGCTCAAGCTCCTCTGGGTGGACGAGACGAGGCCGGTTCTTCAGGGCGCCAGGCTTTCCGCCTGGGAGTACCACTACGACGGCATTCCGCTCAGGCTCATATCCGACAACATGGCCGGCTTCGTGATGCAGCAGGGAATGGTGGATGCAATAATAGTCGGGGCGGACAGAATAGTGGCCAACGGCGACTTCGCCAACAAGATAGGCACCTATACTCTGGCGGTCCTTGCTAAAGAACACGGGATACCGTTCTTCACGGTGGCACCGCTCTCGACGATAGACATGAGCCTCAAGAGCGGGAAGGAGATACCCATCGAGGAAAGGAAGCCGGAGGAAGTTTTGACCTGCGGTGGTTGCAGGATTGCCCCCGATGTGGACGTTTACAACCCGGCCTTCGACGTTACACCGCACAGGTACCTGACAGGCATAATAACAGATAGGGGCGTCGTTTACCCGCCCTTCGAGAGGAATTTGAAGAGACTGTTCAAAATGGAGTGA
- a CDS encoding iron-containing alcohol dehydrogenase, translating into MFWLKTRLIEGEGSLGRLSREVRGHERVLILASRSMKRHGFLSEAEDYVKEAGAEVFSIAGLPAEPSVEVIEEFLPKVREFEPDLLVAMGGGSVIDTTKALKVFYDAPWLNFEEIAFIDRFSKPKPVPKLRTRLIAIPSTSGAGSEVSGASVLKKGGVKYNIVTPEIAPDVAILDPRLPRTMPAEVARNSGLDVLVHGIEAYTTKVASPFSDAMAIKAIKTVYRWLPLSVRGDEEARARVHYAATMAGIAFLNARLGLCHAMSHKAAWIGPHGLLNAIFLPHVMEFNAERSDYARKRYAEIARELGFQTAKDLIEVVKELNEMLGVPRLSELVDEETFVERVEEMAEKAYRDGLVFFNPVEPKPEEIRGLYLRAYRGE; encoded by the coding sequence ATGTTCTGGCTGAAGACGAGACTCATCGAGGGCGAGGGCTCCCTCGGAAGGCTCTCCAGGGAAGTAAGGGGGCACGAACGCGTTCTTATCTTAGCTTCCCGCTCGATGAAGAGGCACGGCTTCCTGAGCGAGGCCGAGGACTACGTGAAGGAGGCCGGCGCTGAGGTCTTCTCGATAGCGGGCCTTCCAGCGGAGCCGAGCGTTGAGGTCATAGAGGAGTTTCTGCCCAAGGTGAGGGAGTTCGAGCCCGACCTCCTGGTGGCCATGGGAGGGGGCAGTGTCATCGACACTACCAAGGCGTTGAAGGTCTTCTACGATGCCCCCTGGCTGAACTTTGAGGAGATAGCCTTCATAGACAGGTTTTCGAAGCCGAAGCCAGTTCCAAAGCTGAGGACAAGGCTAATAGCGATACCCTCGACGAGCGGTGCGGGGAGCGAGGTTTCGGGGGCGAGCGTGCTGAAGAAGGGCGGTGTCAAATACAACATAGTCACGCCGGAGATAGCGCCCGACGTGGCCATCCTCGATCCCCGGCTGCCAAGGACGATGCCCGCGGAAGTCGCGAGGAACTCGGGCCTTGACGTCCTGGTTCATGGAATAGAGGCCTACACAACCAAGGTCGCCAGCCCATTCAGCGACGCCATGGCGATTAAGGCGATAAAGACCGTTTACAGGTGGCTCCCGCTCTCGGTCAGGGGCGACGAGGAAGCAAGGGCGAGGGTTCACTACGCGGCGACGATGGCGGGGATAGCGTTCCTCAACGCGCGTCTCGGCCTCTGCCACGCGATGAGCCACAAGGCGGCGTGGATAGGGCCGCATGGACTTCTCAACGCGATATTCCTTCCCCACGTGATGGAGTTCAACGCCGAGAGGAGCGACTACGCGAGGAAGCGCTACGCGGAGATAGCCAGGGAGCTGGGCTTCCAGACGGCGAAGGACCTAATTGAAGTCGTTAAGGAACTCAACGAGATGCTCGGCGTTCCGAGGCTGAGCGAACTGGTCGATGAGGAAACCTTCGTCGAGAGGGTCGAGGAAATGGCCGAGAAGGCCTACCGCGACGGGCTGGTGTTCTTCAACCCCGTCGAACCGAAGCCCGAGGAAATAAGGGGGCTGTACCTGAGGGCATACCGGGGAGAATGA
- a CDS encoding MFS transporter has translation MNGARDNGTYDMAYAKRAMLVVVILPLLVMYTEAMLTPALPTIQKEFGIDPNDVSWVLTIYLLVGTVSAAIFGKLGDMYGKKRMFLVALGFYTLGVILNGFAPSFHWLLVSRGIQGLGMAIFPLAFSLVREEFPPEMVPQVQGMISAMFGVGMVIALPLGAYVTQNYGWRWTYHSAAPFAVLMFILAWRVLRESRYVNPGKLDWPGALFLVWAVVPALVAVTRAPNVGWGAEQTLVLFGVSVVGLIALYLWEKRADNPLIPLGIISSRNPAIVNLGIMFAAFGISMMSQANTYIFQMKPPYGFGKTILESGLLMTPMAGVMLVIAPLAGKLMPRVGAKPLAITGALTASAGLALLSQYATQLSLPQFVALITVVGAGITLMNVSFINVLVFSVPPRVMGVATGANSLFRNFGSTWGPAIAGTVMSTYYILVHIPQIPVPIKIPTEKAYEVLFGTSALVYLFLALLSLAIVEVMKGGKIHEVENGGEREITVG, from the coding sequence ATGAACGGTGCCAGGGATAATGGAACCTACGACATGGCCTACGCCAAGAGGGCAATGCTGGTAGTGGTCATCCTACCGCTCCTCGTGATGTACACGGAGGCGATGCTCACCCCGGCACTGCCGACGATACAGAAGGAGTTTGGAATAGACCCCAACGACGTCAGCTGGGTTCTCACGATTTACCTCCTCGTCGGGACGGTAAGCGCCGCCATATTCGGCAAGCTTGGGGACATGTACGGCAAGAAGAGGATGTTTCTGGTCGCTCTCGGCTTCTACACGCTCGGCGTCATCCTCAACGGCTTTGCCCCGAGCTTTCACTGGCTTCTCGTTTCCCGCGGAATCCAGGGGCTCGGAATGGCGATATTCCCGCTGGCATTCAGCCTCGTCCGTGAGGAGTTCCCGCCCGAGATGGTGCCGCAGGTTCAGGGAATGATAAGCGCCATGTTTGGCGTTGGTATGGTCATCGCGCTTCCCCTTGGGGCTTATGTGACCCAGAACTACGGGTGGAGATGGACGTACCACTCGGCGGCACCCTTCGCGGTTCTCATGTTCATCCTTGCCTGGAGGGTTCTCCGCGAGAGCCGCTACGTGAACCCCGGAAAGCTCGACTGGCCGGGGGCGCTCTTCCTGGTCTGGGCGGTCGTGCCAGCCCTCGTCGCCGTGACAAGGGCACCCAACGTCGGCTGGGGGGCGGAGCAGACGCTCGTTCTCTTTGGCGTTTCCGTCGTTGGACTCATTGCCCTCTACCTCTGGGAGAAGAGGGCCGACAACCCGCTGATCCCGCTCGGCATAATATCATCCAGAAACCCGGCCATAGTGAACCTAGGAATAATGTTCGCGGCCTTCGGAATATCCATGATGAGCCAGGCAAACACCTACATCTTCCAGATGAAGCCCCCCTACGGCTTTGGCAAGACTATACTTGAAAGCGGCCTGCTCATGACCCCGATGGCCGGTGTCATGCTGGTCATAGCCCCCCTCGCCGGCAAGCTGATGCCCAGGGTAGGTGCGAAGCCCCTCGCCATAACCGGTGCACTGACAGCAAGTGCAGGCCTGGCTCTGCTCTCCCAGTACGCCACCCAGCTCTCCCTTCCCCAGTTCGTGGCCCTCATAACGGTCGTCGGAGCCGGGATAACACTAATGAACGTCTCCTTCATCAACGTGCTGGTGTTCTCGGTTCCGCCGAGGGTCATGGGAGTGGCGACCGGTGCCAACAGCCTGTTCAGGAACTTCGGCTCGACCTGGGGGCCGGCCATAGCGGGAACCGTCATGAGCACCTACTACATACTCGTGCACATCCCCCAGATTCCGGTGCCCATCAAGATACCGACGGAGAAGGCCTACGAGGTGCTCTTCGGCACTTCGGCCCTCGTGTACCTCTTCCTCGCCCTGCTAAGCCTGGCCATCGTGGAGGTCATGAAGGGCGGAAAGATACACGAGGTCGAGAACGGGGGAGAAAGGGAAATAACCGTGGGTTGA